A genomic window from Candidatus Andeanibacterium colombiense includes:
- a CDS encoding site-specific integrase — MGQRSTVKLTRDLCEKAIRRAEQYELWDAELAGFGLRIMPSGVKSFVVRYRTDGGGRTAKRRTYTLGRFGALTIEQARKSARAVLGAVANGEDPGEKRIAKRGEMLISQLRDLYEKRGCLIQRGKKIGQPMKPLTKQYTLARIDHHIVPLLGRKRIGDVSIADVEQFASDVASGKTARDEKVGHRKRIIVRGGEGAARKAVRDLSAMYSFAMRLELTSRNPVDKAAVRKTDNQRERFLTLEEVKKLGQAFDRLEAEGTNPKAIAIARLWALTGCRRNEIAALRWSEVDLDRGFLMLEESKTGRSVRPLGRAAIEILRSIDPVEDSEFVFPSTIGESYFQGTKTIWPKVKKLSGLHDVTPHTLRHTMGSTSTSAGQALALTGAILGHRNPRSTAIYAHVQLAPAKRAAERASSKIAGALGRAAPIRQRSSAKTETA; from the coding sequence GTGGGTCAGCGCTCGACAGTCAAGCTAACGCGGGATCTTTGCGAGAAAGCGATCAGGCGCGCCGAGCAGTATGAGCTCTGGGACGCCGAGCTTGCAGGCTTTGGCCTTCGCATCATGCCGAGCGGCGTGAAGTCCTTTGTCGTACGCTATCGCACAGATGGCGGTGGGCGAACGGCCAAACGCCGGACCTACACTCTCGGGCGCTTCGGCGCTTTGACCATTGAGCAGGCGCGCAAGAGCGCGCGGGCTGTCCTTGGCGCCGTCGCGAATGGCGAAGACCCGGGTGAGAAGCGGATCGCCAAGCGCGGCGAGATGCTGATTTCACAACTACGTGATCTCTATGAAAAGCGCGGTTGCTTGATCCAGCGTGGAAAGAAGATCGGGCAGCCGATGAAGCCGCTCACCAAGCAATATACGCTCGCACGAATTGACCATCACATAGTGCCGCTGCTCGGTCGCAAGCGCATCGGCGATGTAAGCATTGCTGACGTCGAGCAGTTCGCGAGCGATGTCGCCAGCGGCAAGACGGCGCGCGACGAAAAGGTTGGGCATCGCAAGCGTATCATCGTGCGTGGTGGTGAAGGCGCGGCTCGCAAGGCGGTCCGAGATCTTTCGGCAATGTACAGTTTCGCGATGCGACTCGAACTGACAAGCCGCAATCCGGTCGACAAGGCTGCGGTTCGCAAGACCGACAACCAGCGCGAGCGTTTTCTCACCTTGGAGGAAGTGAAGAAACTGGGCCAAGCGTTCGATAGGCTTGAAGCCGAAGGCACAAATCCCAAGGCGATAGCTATCGCGCGTTTGTGGGCGCTGACCGGCTGCCGGCGCAATGAGATTGCAGCGCTCAGATGGAGCGAAGTCGATCTCGATCGCGGCTTCCTCATGCTCGAGGAAAGCAAGACCGGCCGCTCGGTACGCCCGCTTGGCCGTGCTGCCATCGAAATTTTGCGCAGCATTGATCCGGTCGAGGATTCCGAGTTCGTTTTCCCTTCCACCATCGGTGAGTCTTATTTCCAGGGAACCAAGACCATCTGGCCCAAGGTTAAGAAGCTGTCGGGTCTACACGACGTGACGCCGCATACGCTGCGCCACACTATGGGTTCGACCTCGACGTCGGCAGGCCAAGCGCTTGCTCTGACGGGGGCGATCCTCGGCCATCGCAATCCTCGTTCGACAGCGATCTACGCCCATGTCCAACTCGCACCCGCAAAGCGAGCGGCAGAGCGGGCATCTTCAAAAATTGCGGGCGCGCTGGGTCGGGCTGCTCCTATACGGCAACGCAGTTCGGCAAAGACTGAGACCGCTTGA
- the maiA gene encoding maleylacetoacetate isomerase codes for MSDLVLHGYWRSTASYRVRIALALKGVAYRHAVHDLRTGDQGKADYLSLNPQGLVPTLATVNGVIPQSLAILEWIEEAYPEPQLLPTDGFDRAIVRAMANLVCCDIHPLNNVRVLEVLKQGFHANEQAVRDWIARWITAGFAALEHHVAQAGGDFAFGDRPSMADCCLIPQVYSATRFGVDLAPFSAIRRVAATCESMPQFQAAHPGVQPAAD; via the coding sequence GTGAGCGACCTTGTCCTGCATGGCTACTGGCGTTCGACCGCGTCTTACCGCGTGCGCATCGCATTGGCGCTCAAGGGCGTAGCCTACCGGCACGCGGTCCACGACCTGCGAACAGGAGACCAGGGCAAGGCCGATTATCTGTCGCTCAACCCGCAAGGTCTCGTGCCCACATTGGCGACTGTGAACGGGGTGATCCCGCAATCCCTTGCGATCCTCGAATGGATCGAGGAGGCCTACCCCGAGCCGCAGCTCCTGCCGACTGACGGTTTCGACCGGGCGATTGTGCGCGCGATGGCAAACCTGGTCTGCTGCGACATCCATCCGCTGAACAACGTTCGGGTTTTGGAAGTCCTGAAGCAGGGTTTTCACGCCAACGAGCAAGCTGTGCGCGATTGGATCGCGCGCTGGATCACGGCCGGGTTCGCCGCGCTTGAGCACCATGTGGCACAAGCTGGCGGCGATTTCGCGTTCGGGGACAGGCCGAGCATGGCGGATTGTTGCCTGATTCCGCAAGTCTACTCAGCGACGCGCTTCGGCGTGGATCTGGCGCCTTTTTCCGCAATTCGGCGCGTGGCCGCAACTTGCGAGAGCATGCCGCAGTTTCAGGCGGCCCATCCCGGGGTTCAGCCCGCCGCCGACTGA
- a CDS encoding fumarylacetoacetate hydrolase family protein: protein MKLASLRGGRDGRLAVVSDDLAWCADAGAIAPTLQAALDEWDEAEPRLLVLAQDLAQEAIPMERFHEREALSPLPRAFQWADGSAYVNHVELVRKARGAAIPESFWHDPLMYQGGSDGFLAPRDPILLADPAWGCDLEAEIVVVTGDVAQGTSPVDALAAIRLVGLVNDVSLRNLIPGELEKGFGFFQSKPASAFSPVFVTPDALGERWREGRLSGTICVDLNGQPLGRADAGEDMTFDFGRLIAHAAKTRDLCAGTIIGSGTVSNRGADGGPGLPVSEGGKGYSCLAEQRMVETILRGKPETSFLQTGDNVRIWMDDGHHHSIFGAIEQIVQGLR, encoded by the coding sequence ATGAAGCTCGCTTCGCTGAGAGGCGGCCGCGACGGCAGGCTGGCGGTCGTGTCCGACGATCTAGCGTGGTGCGCCGATGCCGGTGCGATCGCCCCGACGCTGCAGGCTGCGCTCGACGAGTGGGACGAGGCCGAACCACGTCTCCTGGTGCTTGCCCAGGATCTGGCGCAGGAGGCGATTCCGATGGAGCGCTTTCACGAGCGTGAGGCGCTCTCGCCCCTGCCGCGTGCGTTCCAGTGGGCGGACGGTTCGGCATACGTCAATCACGTCGAACTGGTCCGCAAGGCGCGCGGCGCGGCCATTCCGGAAAGCTTCTGGCACGATCCACTGATGTATCAGGGTGGCTCCGATGGCTTCCTTGCGCCGCGCGATCCGATCCTGCTCGCCGATCCGGCTTGGGGGTGCGATCTCGAAGCCGAGATCGTCGTCGTAACCGGCGACGTCGCGCAGGGTACTTCGCCCGTCGATGCGCTGGCGGCGATCCGGCTGGTCGGGCTGGTCAACGATGTGTCGCTGCGCAATCTGATCCCGGGCGAGCTAGAGAAGGGCTTCGGCTTCTTCCAGTCGAAGCCGGCCAGTGCCTTCTCGCCGGTGTTCGTCACCCCGGACGCGCTCGGCGAGCGGTGGCGGGAGGGCCGGCTCAGCGGCACGATCTGTGTCGACCTCAACGGACAGCCGCTCGGCCGCGCGGACGCAGGAGAGGACATGACGTTCGATTTCGGCCGTCTGATCGCCCACGCGGCGAAGACGCGCGATCTGTGCGCCGGCACCATCATCGGCTCCGGCACCGTCTCCAACCGCGGGGCGGACGGCGGACCGGGGCTGCCGGTATCTGAAGGCGGGAAGGGTTATTCCTGTCTTGCCGAGCAGCGCATGGTCGAAACGATCCTGCGCGGAAAGCCCGAGACCTCGTTCCTGCAGACGGGCGACAATGTCCGCATCTGGATGGACGATGGGCATCACCACTCGATCTTCGGCGCGATCGAACAGATTGTCCAAGGGCTAAGGTGA
- a CDS encoding VOC family protein: MTRPPQLARIHHVAYRCRDARETVEWYARVLGTTYTTAFAEDHVPSTGAYDPYMHVFLDCGGGNVVAFFELPQQPEMGRDPNTPEWVQHLAFEVADEAALHAAKEHIEAQGVAVLGPTWHGIFKSIYFFDPNGHRLELACNIGTPEQYAELRDLAPLMLEEWSTTKRAPRHAAWLHMQPGTDDGETA; this comes from the coding sequence ATGACCCGGCCCCCGCAGCTCGCCCGCATCCATCACGTCGCCTATCGTTGCCGCGACGCGCGGGAGACGGTCGAATGGTATGCCCGGGTGCTGGGCACGACCTACACCACCGCCTTTGCCGAGGATCACGTGCCCTCGACCGGCGCCTATGATCCCTACATGCATGTGTTCCTCGATTGCGGCGGCGGCAATGTCGTGGCGTTCTTCGAACTTCCGCAGCAGCCGGAAATGGGCCGCGATCCGAACACGCCCGAATGGGTCCAGCACCTCGCCTTCGAGGTCGCCGACGAAGCCGCGCTGCACGCGGCCAAGGAGCATATCGAAGCGCAGGGCGTCGCGGTGCTCGGGCCGACCTGGCACGGCATCTTCAAATCGATCTACTTCTTCGACCCCAACGGCCATCGGTTGGAACTGGCCTGCAATATCGGTACGCCGGAGCAATATGCGGAGCTCAGGGACCTCGCGCCGCTGATGCTGGAGGAATGGAGCACGACCAAACGAGCCCCGCGCCATGCCGCTTGGCTGCATATGCAGCCGGGCACCGACGACGGAGAAACCGCATGA
- the hppD gene encoding 4-hydroxyphenylpyruvate dioxygenase: protein MPDLFDNPLGLDGFEFIEFSAPEKGLLEPVFAAMGFACIARHRSKDVQLWRQGSINLIANYEPGSPAAFFAAEHGPAACGMGWRVRDAAAAYAAALRRGAEPVDVAAGPMELRLPAIRGIGGSIIYLVDRYDETLSIYDVDFVYHPNAERNPAGAGLLTIDHLTHNVYGGRMAHWAGFYERVAGFREIRYFDIKGEYSGLTSKAMTAPDGMIRIPLNEEGKAGANAGGGQIDEFLRAFNGEGIQHIAFACDDLIGVWDRLKQAGTPFMSPPPDTYYELLERRLPGHGEPVADLRSRGILLDGSTQDGDPRLLLQIFSETAIGPVFFEFIQRKRDEGFGEGNFTALFESIERDQLKRGVLERREAAA from the coding sequence ATGCCCGATCTTTTCGACAATCCGCTCGGCCTCGACGGCTTCGAGTTCATCGAATTCAGCGCGCCGGAAAAGGGCCTGCTCGAACCGGTGTTCGCCGCGATGGGCTTCGCCTGCATCGCGCGGCACCGGTCGAAGGACGTCCAGCTCTGGCGTCAGGGCTCGATCAACCTGATCGCCAATTACGAGCCCGGGAGCCCGGCCGCGTTCTTTGCCGCCGAACATGGTCCCGCCGCCTGCGGAATGGGCTGGAGGGTCCGCGATGCCGCGGCTGCCTATGCCGCGGCGCTTCGGCGCGGGGCGGAACCGGTCGATGTAGCGGCCGGGCCGATGGAACTCCGCCTGCCCGCGATCAGGGGCATCGGCGGCTCGATCATCTATCTGGTCGACCGCTATGACGAGACGCTGTCGATCTACGACGTCGATTTCGTTTACCACCCGAACGCGGAGCGCAATCCGGCGGGCGCCGGGCTGCTCACGATCGATCATCTGACGCATAATGTCTATGGCGGCCGGATGGCACATTGGGCGGGGTTCTATGAGCGCGTCGCCGGGTTCCGCGAGATCCGCTACTTCGACATCAAGGGCGAATACAGCGGGCTCACCAGCAAGGCGATGACCGCGCCCGACGGGATGATCCGCATTCCGCTCAACGAGGAGGGCAAGGCGGGCGCCAATGCAGGTGGAGGCCAGATCGACGAATTCCTGCGGGCCTTCAACGGCGAGGGCATCCAGCATATCGCCTTCGCCTGCGACGATCTGATCGGCGTATGGGACCGGCTCAAGCAGGCCGGCACCCCGTTCATGTCGCCACCGCCCGACACCTATTACGAGCTGCTGGAGCGGCGCCTGCCTGGCCACGGCGAACCCGTCGCGGACCTCCGCTCGCGCGGCATATTGCTGGACGGATCGACCCAGGACGGCGATCCGCGGCTGCTGCTGCAGATATTCTCCGAGACCGCGATCGGCCCGGTGTTCTTCGAATTCATCCAGCGCAAGAGGGACGAGGGCTTCGGCGAAGGCAATTTCACCGCCCTGTTCGAAAGCATCGAGCGCGACCAGCTCAAGCGTGGCGTGCTCGAACGCCGGGAGGCTGCGGCATGA
- a CDS encoding Lrp/AsnC family transcriptional regulator, with product MLDSFDLQILATWQERGDVGPVEMAQFVPLSASQCSRRMQQLRNDGYARAVRVVLDPAKVGVGISAYILLTMKSHAPEAAEAFRKRVMELDEVLECQKLTGAADMILKVATRDLATFDYLLTKQLLGAPEVATAQSSIILEDVKSTSSLPLRFARQN from the coding sequence ATGCTCGATAGTTTCGACCTCCAAATCTTGGCGACCTGGCAGGAACGCGGCGATGTGGGGCCGGTCGAAATGGCGCAGTTCGTCCCGCTCTCGGCATCGCAATGTTCACGGCGGATGCAGCAATTGCGCAATGACGGCTATGCGCGCGCGGTGCGGGTCGTCCTTGATCCGGCGAAGGTCGGGGTCGGCATCTCGGCCTATATCCTGCTTACGATGAAGAGCCATGCGCCCGAAGCGGCCGAGGCCTTCCGCAAGCGCGTGATGGAGCTGGACGAGGTGCTGGAATGCCAGAAGCTGACCGGCGCGGCCGACATGATCCTGAAGGTCGCGACGCGCGACCTAGCGACTTTCGATTACCTGCTCACCAAGCAGCTGCTTGGCGCACCTGAAGTCGCGACGGCGCAATCGAGCATCATCCTGGAGGACGTAAAAAGCACCTCAAGCCTGCCGCTGAGGTTCGCGCGGCAAAACTGA
- a CDS encoding FAD-dependent oxidoreductase yields the protein MSEEAIAPAIDFGVTDDRRMPASTTYSLTLADHVAIVGGGFSGTLMAVNLLRYGDTRVTLIERGDSFARGAAYSTKEPRHLLNVRAGNMSALADQPDHFVDWLRRHDCDAVHGFASRRDYGRYLGALLSETITNSRGRLQLRKANVEALAWGEGHAQLTLAGGDRVRADMAVLAAGNLPPHDLVGLASAGLAPGVYCSNPWSGDLGVGLIEQDTVLVIGTGLTMIDVAVSLDAAGFRGKIVALSRRGLVPRPHALEPAPYEPLREKPPQTGSALVRRVRLDAERIGWRGAVDALRPFSQPLWLGASDQERSRFLRHMRTWWDVHRHRLAPQIAARLEALRADGRLTILSGKIGEVRPCAGGAEVIFRPRSGEGGQAIAARRIVNCTGPQSDLRRSSDPLLRQLFESGQIRADANTLGIDVNVKSEVVGADGRANPRLLALGPLTRGTFWEINAVPDIRVQAWSLARRLSAAHWVEGEGL from the coding sequence ATGAGCGAAGAAGCAATCGCGCCAGCCATCGACTTCGGCGTCACTGACGACCGTCGCATGCCAGCCTCCACGACCTACAGCCTCACTTTGGCCGATCACGTGGCGATCGTCGGTGGGGGCTTTTCGGGCACGCTGATGGCGGTCAATCTGCTGCGCTACGGCGATACCCGCGTGACCCTGATCGAGCGCGGCGACAGCTTCGCACGCGGGGCTGCCTATTCGACGAAGGAGCCGCGCCATCTTCTGAACGTGCGGGCCGGCAATATGAGTGCGCTGGCCGACCAGCCCGATCACTTCGTGGACTGGTTGAGGCGGCACGATTGCGACGCGGTCCACGGCTTTGCCTCGCGGCGCGATTACGGCCGTTATCTCGGCGCGCTGCTGTCAGAGACGATCACGAACTCGCGTGGGCGCCTGCAATTGCGCAAGGCGAATGTCGAAGCGCTCGCCTGGGGCGAAGGCCATGCGCAATTGACGCTGGCCGGTGGCGACCGGGTCAGGGCCGATATGGCGGTGCTGGCGGCGGGTAACCTGCCGCCGCACGATCTGGTCGGGCTGGCTTCGGCCGGCCTCGCGCCGGGGGTCTATTGTTCCAATCCTTGGTCTGGCGATCTCGGCGTGGGGCTGATCGAGCAGGACACCGTGCTTGTCATCGGCACCGGCCTGACGATGATCGATGTCGCGGTAAGCCTCGATGCCGCGGGCTTTCGGGGCAAGATCGTGGCGCTTTCCCGCCGCGGCTTGGTTCCCCGGCCCCACGCGCTGGAACCCGCGCCTTACGAGCCGCTCAGGGAAAAGCCGCCGCAAACCGGCTCGGCGCTGGTCCGGCGGGTCCGCCTGGATGCGGAACGGATCGGCTGGCGCGGAGCGGTGGATGCGCTGCGGCCGTTCTCGCAGCCGCTGTGGCTCGGCGCATCGGACCAGGAACGATCGCGTTTCCTGCGGCATATGCGCACGTGGTGGGACGTTCACCGCCACCGGCTCGCGCCGCAGATCGCGGCGCGGCTGGAAGCGCTGCGGGCCGATGGGCGGCTCACGATCCTGTCCGGCAAGATCGGCGAGGTCCGGCCCTGTGCGGGCGGGGCCGAGGTGATCTTCCGCCCGCGTAGCGGTGAGGGCGGGCAGGCGATTGCCGCGCGCCGGATCGTCAATTGCACCGGTCCGCAAAGCGACCTGCGCCGCTCGTCCGATCCGCTGCTGCGCCAGCTGTTCGAAAGCGGCCAGATCCGCGCCGATGCCAATACGCTCGGCATCGACGTCAATGTAAAGAGCGAGGTGGTCGGGGCGGACGGACGGGCGAATCCGCGCCTGCTCGCGCTGGGGCCGCTGACTCGCGGCACCTTCTGGGAGATCAACGCGGTACCCGACATCCGCGTCCAGGCTTGGTCGCTCGCGCGCCGGCTCAGCGCCGCGCACTGGGTCGAGGGCGAGGGGTTGTAA
- the ald gene encoding alanine dehydrogenase, which translates to MRIGCPKEIKNHEYRVGLTPESAHELVAHGHEVWIESGAGDGIGASDAAYEQAGAAIQPGAAEIFAGCEMVVKVKEPRPAERAQLREGQVLYTYLHLAPDPEQTADLVKSGVTAIAYETVTGPGGTLPLLKPMSQVAGRMAIQAGATALEKAHGGRGVLLGGVPGVMPGRVVVIGGGVVGFNAAQMAVGLGADVTILDRDPEVLEKLGIHFESRAKTRFSNRANLFESVIEADLVIGAVLIPGAAAPKLITRDILPRMKPGAVLVDVAIDQGGCFESSHATTHDDPTYVVDGIVHYCVANMPGAVARTSTYALNNVTLPHALRIADLGWKQALRANPHLAAGLNVHAGQVTYRAVAEELGYGFVPVNTLLG; encoded by the coding sequence ATGCGCATCGGTTGCCCGAAGGAAATCAAGAACCACGAATACCGCGTCGGCCTGACGCCCGAGAGCGCGCACGAGCTGGTCGCGCATGGCCACGAAGTGTGGATCGAGAGCGGGGCCGGGGACGGTATCGGCGCCAGCGATGCGGCCTATGAACAGGCCGGCGCCGCGATCCAGCCGGGCGCCGCGGAAATCTTCGCCGGCTGCGAGATGGTGGTGAAGGTGAAGGAACCGCGGCCGGCCGAGCGCGCCCAACTGCGCGAGGGGCAGGTGCTCTACACCTATCTCCACCTCGCGCCCGACCCGGAGCAGACCGCCGATCTGGTGAAGTCCGGGGTCACCGCGATCGCCTATGAAACGGTCACCGGCCCGGGCGGCACGCTGCCGCTGCTTAAGCCGATGAGCCAGGTCGCGGGACGGATGGCGATCCAGGCCGGGGCGACCGCGCTGGAAAAGGCGCATGGCGGGCGCGGTGTGCTGCTGGGCGGCGTGCCGGGCGTGATGCCGGGCAGGGTCGTGGTGATCGGCGGCGGGGTGGTCGGCTTCAATGCCGCGCAGATGGCGGTCGGCCTGGGCGCCGACGTGACCATCCTCGATCGCGATCCGGAAGTGCTGGAGAAGCTCGGCATACATTTCGAAAGCCGCGCGAAGACCCGCTTCTCGAACCGCGCCAATCTGTTCGAAAGCGTGATCGAGGCGGATCTGGTGATCGGCGCGGTGCTGATCCCGGGCGCCGCCGCGCCCAAGCTGATCACGCGCGACATTCTCCCCAGAATGAAGCCGGGTGCGGTGCTGGTGGACGTCGCGATCGACCAGGGCGGCTGCTTCGAGAGCAGCCATGCGACCACCCACGACGATCCGACCTATGTGGTGGACGGGATCGTCCATTATTGCGTCGCGAACATGCCCGGAGCGGTCGCGCGGACCAGCACCTATGCGCTGAACAACGTCACCCTGCCGCATGCGCTCCGCATCGCGGACCTCGGCTGGAAGCAGGCTCTGCGGGCAAATCCGCACCTTGCGGCTGGGCTCAACGTCCATGCCGGACAGGTCACCTATCGCGCGGTCGCCGAGGAGCTGGGCTACGGCTTTGTGCCGGTGAACACGCTGCTCGGCTAG
- a CDS encoding L-serine ammonia-lyase produces the protein MLSVLDLFRIGIGPSSSHTVGPMRIARRFVEHLRAVGVFGKTARIEVELQGSLALTGIGHGTPKAALLGLAGEDPETVDPAAAQERLLAIEQAGQIGFGDRPPLAFDAARDFVFAFDTIPDLHPNGMRLRAWDAAGAPLADETWYSIGGGFIADAGQLRQGAAPPDMDGAAAGPMAFGSAAELLALCERQGQRVSRIVLANEDAYRPRAETEARLDLVIDAMHGCIDRGLLAAGILPGGLNVRRRAPELWRKLSAASRPNERESLLDWLNVYALAVSEENAAGGRVVTAPTNGGAGILPSVMRHYCEDNAQARDFLLTAGAIGLLYKQRASISGAEMGCQGEVGVAASMAAGGLAAVWGGTPLQVTTAAEIAMEHNLGLTCDPVRGLVQIPCIERNAIGAVKAVNAARLALHSDDRPRVSLDEVIETMRQTGHDMCSKYKETSQGGLAVHVVEC, from the coding sequence CTGCTCTCGGTCCTCGACCTGTTTCGCATCGGCATCGGGCCGTCGAGTTCGCATACGGTCGGCCCGATGCGGATCGCGCGCCGCTTCGTCGAACACCTGCGTGCGGTTGGCGTGTTCGGGAAGACGGCGCGGATCGAGGTGGAGCTGCAAGGATCGCTGGCGCTCACGGGCATCGGCCACGGCACGCCCAAGGCCGCCTTGCTCGGGCTGGCGGGGGAAGATCCCGAAACGGTCGATCCGGCGGCTGCCCAAGAGCGCCTGCTCGCGATCGAGCAGGCGGGGCAGATCGGGTTCGGCGATCGGCCGCCGCTGGCCTTCGATGCGGCGCGCGACTTCGTCTTCGCGTTCGACACGATCCCCGATCTGCATCCGAACGGCATGCGCCTGCGGGCGTGGGATGCGGCCGGGGCGCCGCTGGCGGACGAGACTTGGTATTCGATCGGCGGCGGCTTCATCGCCGACGCTGGGCAGCTACGGCAGGGCGCGGCTCCGCCGGACATGGACGGCGCGGCGGCCGGCCCGATGGCGTTCGGTTCGGCGGCGGAGTTGCTCGCGCTGTGCGAACGGCAGGGCCAGCGGGTCTCGCGGATAGTGCTCGCCAATGAGGACGCCTACCGGCCGCGCGCCGAGACCGAAGCCAGGCTCGATTTGGTGATCGACGCGATGCACGGCTGCATCGATCGCGGCCTGCTTGCGGCCGGCATCCTTCCGGGCGGGCTCAATGTCCGCCGAAGGGCGCCGGAGTTGTGGCGAAAGCTGAGTGCCGCATCCCGCCCGAACGAGCGGGAAAGCCTGCTAGATTGGCTCAACGTCTATGCGCTTGCGGTCAGCGAGGAGAACGCGGCCGGAGGCAGGGTGGTCACCGCGCCCACCAATGGCGGGGCCGGGATCCTGCCCTCGGTGATGCGGCACTATTGCGAGGACAACGCGCAGGCACGCGACTTCCTGCTTACCGCCGGGGCGATCGGGCTGCTCTACAAGCAGCGCGCGTCGATCTCCGGTGCCGAGATGGGATGCCAGGGCGAAGTGGGCGTCGCCGCTTCGATGGCAGCCGGCGGCCTGGCCGCGGTGTGGGGCGGAACTCCATTGCAGGTGACGACCGCTGCCGAGATCGCGATGGAGCACAACCTCGGCCTGACCTGCGACCCGGTCAGGGGGCTGGTGCAGATTCCCTGCATCGAACGTAATGCAATCGGGGCGGTGAAAGCGGTCAACGCCGCACGGCTCGCACTGCATTCCGACGATCGGCCGCGGGTGAGCCTGGACGAAGTGATCGAGACCATGCGCCAGACCGGCCACGACATGTGCTCGAAGTACAAGGAAACCAGCCAGGGCGGCCTCGCGGTCCATGTCGTCGAGTGCTGA
- the tdh gene encoding L-threonine 3-dehydrogenase yields the protein MKALVKKHAEPGIWMDDVPEPETGPNDVLIKVKRTAICGTDMHIYKWDNWAQGTIPVPMVVGHEFVGEIVEVGDNVNDYRPGMIVSGEGHVVCGRCRNCMAGRRHLCPHTSGIGVDRTGCFAEYIAIPNANVWHHADGIDLDIASIFDPFGNATHTALQWDLLGEDVLITGAGPIGAMAAGIARHAGARHVVITDVNDYRLDLARQLGATRTVNVLEESLDDVKRELGMTEGFDVGLEMSGNPTAFRSMLDSVCHGAKISMLGIPDGEVAIDWNKVIFNMLTVKGIYGREIFETWYKMTVMLQSGLDLDPIITHRLPYQEFQAGFDAMLSGKSGKVVLNWE from the coding sequence ATGAAAGCCCTGGTGAAGAAGCATGCCGAGCCCGGCATCTGGATGGACGACGTTCCGGAACCTGAAACCGGCCCGAACGACGTGCTGATCAAGGTCAAGCGCACCGCGATATGCGGCACCGACATGCATATCTACAAATGGGACAACTGGGCGCAGGGCACGATCCCGGTGCCGATGGTGGTCGGCCATGAATTCGTCGGTGAGATCGTCGAGGTCGGCGACAATGTGAACGATTACCGGCCCGGCATGATCGTCTCGGGCGAAGGCCACGTGGTCTGCGGCCGCTGCCGCAACTGCATGGCCGGCCGCCGCCACCTCTGCCCGCATACCAGCGGCATCGGGGTGGACCGCACCGGCTGCTTCGCCGAATATATCGCGATCCCCAATGCCAACGTCTGGCACCATGCGGACGGGATCGACCTCGACATCGCATCGATCTTCGACCCGTTCGGCAATGCGACCCACACCGCGCTGCAATGGGACCTGCTCGGCGAGGATGTGCTGATCACCGGCGCCGGCCCGATCGGGGCGATGGCGGCTGGGATCGCCCGGCATGCCGGTGCGCGCCACGTGGTGATCACCGACGTCAACGATTATCGCCTCGATCTCGCCCGCCAGCTCGGCGCGACCCGGACGGTCAATGTGCTGGAGGAATCGCTCGACGACGTGAAGCGCGAACTCGGCATGACCGAGGGTTTCGATGTCGGCCTCGAAATGTCGGGCAACCCGACCGCTTTTCGCTCGATGCTCGACAGCGTCTGCCACGGCGCGAAGATTTCGATGCTCGGCATTCCGGACGGCGAGGTCGCGATCGACTGGAACAAGGTCATCTTCAACATGCTGACCGTGAAGGGCATCTACGGGCGCGAGATCTTCGAGACCTGGTACAAGATGACCGTGATGCTCCAGTCCGGGCTCGATCTCGATCCGATCATCACCCACCGCCTGCCCTATCAAGAGTTCCAGGCGGGGTTCGACGCGATGCTCTCGGGCAAGTCGGGCAAGGTCGTGCTCAATTGGGAATAG